The proteins below are encoded in one region of Rana temporaria chromosome 2, aRanTem1.1, whole genome shotgun sequence:
- the LOC120928502 gene encoding odorant receptor 131-2-like: MENTTFLSANLTDMSLLKTAGIVNMACFIILVLSHCVFFYFVVVILCAFFTTAYIKEKARYVLFIHMILNDSLYLIVVFALYVAYMYYVYIPASLCYTMLTISTSTFRVTPYNLSVMSLERYVAVCFPLRHTQMCTPRSTTIALACIWAIALIFNLADIVVLGSKVGKNFFSLSVVCSRGSMTATQAQGIITLCSSTISFTAVGLIIIYTYIQVVLVARKISSDKSSAFKAGKTIMLHAFQLILCMMSFSSFFTETYLKIYQVFLSIINYLVFMCLPRLISPLIYGLRDETLRKYMMTFRSAVPSVEEAGK; encoded by the coding sequence ATGGAAAATACTACTTTTCTCTCTGCCAACCTTACCGATATGTCCTTGCTCAAAACTGCTGGCATTGTAAACATGGCCTGCTTTATCATCTTAGTACTGAGTCATTGCGTCTTCTTCTATTTTGTCGTGGTCATACTTTGCGCTTTCTTCACCACTGCTTATATTAAGGAGAAGGCTCGCTATGTCCTCTTCATCCATATGATTCTTAATGATAGCCTGTATCTCATAGTGGTCTTTGCCCTTTATGTAGCTTACATGTATTATGTTTACATCCCAGCCTCGCTCTGCTACACTATGCTGACGATAAGCACATCGACTTTCCGGGTCACTCCCTACAATCTAAGTGTCATGTCTTTGGAACGCTATGTGGCAGTGTGCTTCCCGCTGAGACACACTCAGATGTGCACGCCAAGGAGCACCACCATCGCCCTTGCTTGTATTTGGGCAATAGCTTTGATATTTAACCTGGCAGATATCGTGGTCCTGGGCTCCAAGGTTGGGAAGAACTTCTTCTCTCTGTCTGTGGTTTGTAGCCGAGGGTCAATGACGGCGACTCAGGCACAAGGCATCATCACACTCTGTAGCAGCACCATTAGCTTTACTGCTGTGGGACTCATCATCATCTACACTTATATCCAGGTGGTGCTGGTTGCTCGAAAGATCAGTTCTGACAAGTCATCGGCGTTCAAGGCAGGAAAGACGATCATGCTTCATGCATTTCAACTGATATTATGTATGATGTCCTTCAGCTCTTTTTTCACCGAAACCTACCTGAAAATCtatcaagtctttttgagtattatTAATTATCTGGTCTTCATGTGTCTTCCTCGGCTTATAAGCCCATTAATCTACGGACTGAGAGATGAAACCTTGCGCAAGTATATGATGACATTCCGATCGGCAGTACCATCAGTGGAAGAGGCTGGAAAGTAA